A window of the Cuculus canorus isolate bCucCan1 chromosome 3, bCucCan1.pri, whole genome shotgun sequence genome harbors these coding sequences:
- the NDUFAF4 gene encoding NADH dehydrogenase [ubiquinone] 1 alpha subcomplex assembly factor 4, with translation MGGRISRVFRTFNLESRARREISKEKPTPAPRHSGERLDPLADRPEIQEEISRKDDRLLSLLKEVYVESRDPPGRVKDGGGEHLACKQEEKRLTKLGHLGDLDVKKVPKGKISTVEALTLLNNHKLNPQIWTAEKIAVEYSLELKDVKSLLEFFIPFAVKEFPKETRKAIKPT, from the exons ATGGGCGGGCGGATCAGCCGCGTGTTCCGTACTTTCAATCTGGAGAGCCGGGCCCGCCGCGAGATCAGCAAGGAGAAGCCCACGCCCGCCCCGCGGCACTCGGGCGAGCGGCTCGACCCGCTGGCCG ACCGCCCGGAGATCCAAGAAGAAATCTCCAGGAAGGACGATCGGCTCCTCTCGCTCCTCAAAGAGGTTTATGTCGAGTCCAGAGATCCCCCCGGGCGG GTAAAAGATGGAGGTGGTGAACATCTTGCATgtaaacaggaggaaaagagactTACAAAACTAGGCCACTTGGGAGATCTAGACGTTAAGAAAGTTCCCAAAGGCAAAATTTCTACTGTGGAGGCTCTGACGCTTCTTAATAATCATAAACTTAATCCTCAAATATGGACTGCCGAGAAAATAGCAGTGGAATACAGTCTAGAACTGAAGGATGTCAAGTCTCTTCTGGAATTCTTCATTCCTTTTGCTGTGAAGGAGTTTCCTaaagaaaccagaaaagctATAAAACCAACATAA